From one Luteolibacter sp. SL250 genomic stretch:
- a CDS encoding ribose-phosphate pyrophosphokinase encodes MKLISGTAHRTLSENIAKNLGQPLADVHVTAFPDGETFVKINENIRGADVFIIQPSCPPTNHNIMELLIMVDAARRASAERITAVMPFFGYARQDRKDQPRVPITAKLIANLLTAAGVNRVLTMDLHAPQIQGFFDIPVDHLYAKSALFSYLQERHPDTTNLTVVSPDVGGVKMARAYADALGAELAIVAKHRVSATRVEAMNVIGEVEGRDVLLVDDMTETAGTLTAAAEILQKHGAKRIFAGVSHAILGEMGHERLKNSAIEEMITTDSVPQAAGDKVSIVSIAPLMAEAIRRINGGQSITSLFM; translated from the coding sequence ATGAAACTGATCAGTGGAACCGCCCACCGCACCCTTTCCGAAAACATCGCCAAAAATCTCGGGCAGCCGCTCGCGGATGTCCACGTGACCGCTTTTCCGGATGGTGAAACCTTCGTCAAAATCAACGAGAACATCCGCGGTGCGGACGTTTTCATCATCCAGCCGTCCTGCCCGCCGACGAACCACAACATCATGGAGTTGCTGATCATGGTGGACGCCGCCCGCCGTGCCAGCGCGGAGCGGATCACCGCCGTGATGCCCTTCTTCGGCTACGCCCGCCAGGACCGGAAAGACCAACCCCGCGTTCCGATCACGGCGAAGCTCATTGCCAACCTGCTAACGGCGGCTGGGGTCAACCGGGTTCTCACCATGGATCTACACGCCCCGCAAATCCAGGGGTTCTTCGACATTCCCGTGGATCATCTCTACGCGAAGTCCGCACTTTTCAGCTATCTCCAGGAGCGCCATCCGGACACGACCAACCTCACCGTCGTTTCTCCGGACGTGGGTGGCGTGAAAATGGCCCGTGCCTATGCGGACGCCCTCGGGGCGGAACTCGCCATCGTGGCGAAGCACCGCGTCAGCGCTACCCGGGTGGAGGCGATGAACGTCATCGGCGAAGTCGAAGGCCGGGATGTGCTGCTGGTCGATGACATGACCGAAACCGCGGGCACCCTCACCGCCGCTGCGGAGATTCTCCAGAAGCACGGAGCGAAGCGCATTTTCGCCGGCGTTTCCCACGCGATTCTCGGAGAAATGGGTCACGAGAGGCTGAAGAACTCCGCCATCGAGGAAATGATCACCACCGACTCCGTGCCACAGGCTGCCGGTGACAAGGTGAGCATCGTCAGCATCGCTCCGCTGATGGCGGAGGCGATCCGCCGAATCAACGGCGGCCAGTCGATCACCTCACTTTTCATGTGA
- a CDS encoding chloride channel protein gives MKGKAGLKLALTAIPLGVVVAFAGIGLLKLIHLITQLAFHGRFSFHESDPDFATLGWLAIFVPALGGLAIGLIARFGSPAIRGHGIPEAMQGVMTGGSRIPLKVAILKPLSTALSIGTGGPFGAEGPIIATGGAIGSLAGQWLPHSAAERKILLSAGAAAGMTAVFGTPLAGVLLAIELLLFEFRGRSLLPVAMAAGAAMAVRGVVGEPFPMLPLPAPDAPGPMLAVGSVVIGAVCGLAAVILTHTLHAIEHAFEKLPFHWMWWPAIGGLVVGLIGWVDPRTMGPGYGNLRTLLDGGMLLPALAALLVLKFLSWSICLGSGTAGGTLAPVMTIGGAVGALTAHALAGLPGFEGFPLGIAALIGMAAIFAGASRAFLTSVAFAFEATHSTATFGPLLLGCAFAILVSKWLMKESIMTEKLARSGVRVPEDYEPDPLHGGTVADLMIRDPLVVGRNTTVRELGDLISTSSTRWSRARLFPIIGDDRELLGVVSRADIFAAVQENPEPPVLEVAITHPITIHPDDSLAEAADRMILHEIGRLPVVDRSAPPQLCGIISRREILEARRKRLEDEKVRG, from the coding sequence ATGAAGGGAAAGGCCGGACTGAAGCTCGCGCTGACCGCCATTCCCCTGGGGGTGGTGGTTGCGTTCGCAGGGATCGGACTGCTGAAGCTGATCCACCTCATCACCCAATTGGCTTTCCACGGGCGGTTTTCCTTCCATGAAAGCGATCCCGATTTCGCCACCCTCGGATGGTTGGCCATCTTCGTTCCCGCGCTGGGCGGACTGGCCATCGGGTTGATCGCACGCTTCGGAAGCCCTGCGATCCGCGGCCACGGCATCCCGGAGGCGATGCAGGGGGTGATGACGGGGGGCAGTCGGATCCCGTTGAAAGTCGCGATCCTGAAACCCCTCTCCACCGCTCTTTCCATCGGAACCGGAGGCCCGTTCGGCGCGGAAGGCCCGATCATCGCAACGGGCGGAGCGATCGGCTCCCTGGCCGGCCAGTGGCTGCCGCACAGTGCGGCGGAGCGGAAGATCCTGCTGTCCGCGGGCGCGGCGGCGGGCATGACCGCGGTGTTCGGGACTCCCCTGGCGGGCGTCCTGCTCGCGATCGAGCTGCTGTTGTTCGAGTTCCGCGGCCGCAGCCTGCTTCCGGTCGCGATGGCCGCGGGTGCGGCGATGGCAGTCCGCGGCGTGGTGGGCGAGCCGTTTCCGATGCTGCCGCTGCCCGCTCCGGATGCACCCGGCCCCATGCTCGCGGTCGGCTCGGTGGTCATCGGTGCGGTGTGCGGGCTGGCGGCGGTCATCCTCACCCACACGCTGCACGCCATCGAGCATGCCTTTGAAAAGCTGCCCTTCCACTGGATGTGGTGGCCAGCCATCGGAGGCCTGGTAGTGGGGTTGATCGGCTGGGTGGATCCCCGTACCATGGGCCCGGGCTATGGCAATCTCCGGACTCTCCTGGACGGCGGCATGCTTCTTCCCGCACTCGCTGCCCTGTTGGTGCTGAAATTCCTTTCCTGGTCGATCTGCCTGGGTAGCGGCACGGCCGGGGGGACATTGGCGCCTGTCATGACCATCGGCGGGGCGGTGGGAGCTCTCACCGCCCATGCCCTGGCCGGCTTGCCGGGCTTCGAAGGATTTCCTTTGGGCATCGCCGCATTGATCGGCATGGCCGCCATCTTCGCCGGGGCCTCCCGCGCTTTCCTGACATCGGTCGCGTTCGCGTTCGAGGCGACCCATTCGACGGCCACATTCGGCCCGCTGCTGCTGGGCTGTGCGTTCGCCATCCTGGTCTCCAAGTGGCTCATGAAGGAGTCCATCATGACGGAAAAACTGGCCCGCAGCGGCGTGCGGGTGCCGGAGGACTACGAGCCGGATCCCCTCCACGGCGGCACGGTGGCGGACCTCATGATCCGGGATCCTCTGGTGGTCGGCCGGAACACGACCGTGCGCGAGCTGGGGGATCTCATCTCCACCAGTTCCACCCGCTGGAGCCGGGCACGGCTGTTCCCCATCATCGGGGATGACCGGGAGCTGCTGGGCGTCGTTTCACGGGCGGACATCTTCGCCGCGGTCCAGGAAAATCCGGAACCACCGGTTCTGGAGGTGGCCATCACCCATCCCATCACGATCCATCCGGACGATTCCCTGGCGGAGGCCGCGGACCGTATGATCCTGCACGAAATCGGGCGGCTGCCGGTGGTGGACCGTTCGGCTCCCCCGCAGCTATGCGGGATCATCAGCCGCCGCGAGATCCTCGAGGCCCGCCGGAAGCGCCTGGAGGACGAGAAGGTGCGGGGTTGA
- a CDS encoding MarR family transcriptional regulator yields MKRLSDADYTALADFRHALRCFLEFSENAAAAEGLTPQQHQALLVIRGTPGSVANVGRLAERLRVKHNTAVELAQRLVAAGLVSRQPGDEDKRTVLLGLTDLGSSKLETLTYIHRRELGQLSPEILRLLHSLDS; encoded by the coding sequence ATGAAACGACTTTCTGATGCGGACTACACCGCGCTGGCGGACTTCCGGCACGCCTTGAGATGCTTCCTGGAGTTCAGTGAAAACGCCGCGGCGGCGGAGGGGCTCACCCCCCAGCAACATCAGGCGCTGCTGGTGATCCGCGGCACTCCCGGTTCCGTGGCGAACGTGGGGAGGCTGGCGGAACGCCTGCGGGTGAAGCACAACACTGCCGTGGAACTGGCCCAGCGTCTGGTGGCGGCGGGCCTCGTATCCCGCCAACCGGGCGACGAGGACAAACGGACGGTCCTGCTGGGCTTGACGGATCTCGGTTCGTCGAAACTGGAGACCCTCACCTACATCCACCGCCGGGAACTCGGGCAGCTCAGTCCGGAGATCCTGCGCCTCCTCCACAGCCTCGACTCATGA
- a CDS encoding single-stranded DNA-binding protein, with translation MANLNKVMLIGNLTRDPELRYTPKGTAVADIALAINRVWNNEQNQRQEETTFVDITLWGRQAELAQQYLTKGRGAYIEGRLQMDTWDDKQTGQKRSKLKVVAESLQFLPDGKGGSGGQIPQGGGQQSSRPPQQGGRPQGASAAPPEDYGDEDDIPF, from the coding sequence ATGGCCAACCTGAACAAAGTCATGCTCATCGGGAACCTCACCCGTGACCCGGAGCTGAGATACACCCCGAAGGGAACCGCTGTCGCGGACATCGCGCTGGCCATCAACCGCGTCTGGAACAACGAGCAGAACCAGCGCCAGGAGGAAACCACCTTCGTGGACATCACGTTGTGGGGCCGCCAGGCGGAGCTCGCCCAGCAGTACCTGACCAAGGGACGCGGCGCCTACATCGAGGGCCGCCTCCAGATGGACACCTGGGACGACAAGCAGACCGGCCAGAAGCGCAGCAAGCTGAAGGTGGTCGCGGAAAGCCTCCAGTTCCTTCCCGACGGCAAAGGCGGCTCCGGCGGCCAGATCCCGCAGGGGGGAGGCCAGCAAAGCTCGCGCCCGCCCCAACAGGGCGGCCGTCCGCAGGGAGCCTCCGCCGCTCCTCCGGAAGACTACGGCGACGAGGACGACATCCCGTTCTGA
- a CDS encoding O-antigen ligase family protein, producing MPVLTSIFFTIGLILAVTLGAQTRPWSWGPALIFLGLAAAASIPALIRWRKFPDGGVILLGALLVIWVAVRAWLSPVAELATADILLLSSAVASFVAARVIAGSERATGIVLWGIWFLLASSVYLIIRQIPDPSYNIIYPLRPGAYPSGFFGHYNDCANFLAGSSFILAGAAVFGSPNRPTRWLWILTSLAALSCIYFTHSRSGILAAALGTGIFLFFGILQVKRHHPKWFGLLLLSLPLLVCGIIALLLQGWSSAQSIRSESADVGIILTNTIRLHLWGIAFSCADLHPWAGGGSRSYSWECYEFWDFNAHGWQQLQPEYVHNEILQTFTDYGLLGGLLVILLISTIVVSLLIRILQPKSGSADSLPALGYGGIAALAAVLLQSSFNFVFHLLPGAILLGLILGRISCPLPSRKPVSAWLHRGACTLVTLIVVIAALIMLLFGGKGTRVMHHLAPVIFRSAQEVTLAQRIYSTEDALEVWPQAALYSDLANALHTSIQKDLPMRLLTPQIERAIAAYRSGLELHPFDLSLSLNLANLFDSMDLDEQASAEYERTIRLQGGMEMGFGGHQRLASHLAKIAGKQLAEGDSNKAFNTFVKAQIQFDATVSANPPFPTSPEGKRLNSLILDGLGRAAEQSGDLEGALDFYQQLADADPGLGNYRTGMLLGKLARTEYSERRPARAHFLFLRAKESLGKTLGIANAVTKANVEEELGYLNAMIDFFTVTKIPVEDSSK from the coding sequence ATGCCGGTTCTAACATCCATTTTCTTCACGATCGGGCTGATCCTCGCGGTTACGCTCGGAGCCCAGACAAGACCATGGTCGTGGGGACCCGCCCTCATCTTTCTGGGCCTTGCGGCCGCGGCTTCGATACCCGCCCTGATCCGCTGGAGAAAATTCCCCGACGGTGGGGTGATACTTCTGGGCGCGCTCCTGGTGATCTGGGTGGCGGTGCGGGCTTGGCTTTCTCCAGTGGCGGAGCTGGCAACGGCGGACATCCTCCTTCTGTCCTCCGCGGTCGCCTCATTTGTCGCGGCACGGGTGATCGCCGGCTCGGAGCGGGCCACCGGAATCGTCTTGTGGGGCATCTGGTTTCTTCTCGCCTCAAGTGTCTATCTGATCATCCGGCAGATCCCGGATCCCTCCTACAATATCATCTACCCCCTGCGCCCGGGAGCCTACCCCTCTGGATTTTTCGGCCACTACAACGACTGTGCGAATTTTCTCGCGGGATCTTCCTTCATCCTCGCCGGAGCGGCCGTATTCGGAAGCCCCAACCGTCCCACGCGGTGGCTGTGGATCCTGACATCGTTGGCGGCCCTGTCGTGCATCTACTTCACCCACTCACGAAGCGGTATTCTTGCCGCAGCGCTGGGGACCGGGATCTTCCTCTTCTTCGGCATTCTGCAGGTGAAGAGGCATCACCCGAAATGGTTCGGCCTGCTTCTCCTGAGCCTGCCGCTGCTCGTGTGCGGGATCATCGCCCTTCTCCTCCAGGGCTGGAGTTCCGCCCAGAGCATCCGATCTGAATCTGCGGACGTTGGAATCATCCTCACCAATACGATCCGGCTACATCTTTGGGGCATCGCATTCTCCTGCGCCGACCTTCATCCATGGGCCGGAGGAGGTAGTCGTAGCTACAGTTGGGAATGCTATGAATTCTGGGACTTCAACGCGCATGGCTGGCAACAGTTGCAGCCGGAATACGTTCACAACGAAATCCTCCAGACTTTCACGGACTACGGTTTGCTGGGAGGATTGCTGGTGATCCTGCTGATCTCAACCATCGTCGTATCGTTGCTGATCCGAATTCTGCAACCGAAGTCCGGAAGTGCGGATTCCCTCCCCGCACTCGGTTATGGGGGCATTGCCGCGCTTGCGGCGGTTCTGCTCCAATCGAGTTTCAACTTCGTTTTTCATTTGCTGCCAGGAGCGATTCTCCTCGGACTCATTCTCGGACGGATCTCTTGTCCTCTGCCATCCCGGAAACCAGTTTCTGCATGGTTGCACCGGGGGGCATGCACTCTTGTTACCTTGATTGTGGTGATCGCTGCGTTGATCATGCTGTTGTTCGGAGGCAAGGGCACTCGGGTAATGCATCATCTTGCACCCGTCATCTTCCGCTCAGCGCAGGAGGTGACATTGGCGCAACGGATATACTCGACGGAGGATGCGTTGGAAGTTTGGCCCCAAGCAGCACTCTACAGCGATCTGGCTAATGCCCTGCACACGAGCATCCAGAAGGATCTGCCAATGCGCCTTCTAACTCCGCAGATCGAGAGAGCCATCGCTGCTTACCGGTCGGGGCTTGAGCTCCATCCCTTCGATCTTTCTCTGTCACTCAACCTAGCCAATCTCTTCGATTCCATGGATCTGGATGAACAGGCCTCCGCCGAGTATGAACGGACGATCCGGCTACAAGGGGGAATGGAAATGGGATTCGGAGGGCACCAGAGGCTTGCATCCCATCTTGCAAAGATCGCCGGCAAACAACTGGCGGAAGGGGACTCCAACAAGGCCTTTAATACGTTCGTGAAGGCTCAAATCCAATTCGACGCGACCGTTTCTGCCAATCCACCCTTCCCCACCTCTCCAGAAGGAAAGCGGCTCAATTCGCTCATCCTAGACGGTCTGGGCCGCGCCGCCGAACAATCTGGGGATCTAGAGGGAGCGCTGGACTTCTACCAGCAGCTTGCCGATGCCGATCCGGGGCTTGGAAACTACAGGACCGGGATGCTGCTTGGAAAGCTTGCCCGGACTGAATATTCGGAGCGACGGCCCGCCAGAGCGCATTTTCTCTTCCTGCGCGCCAAAGAAAGCCTCGGCAAGACGCTTGGAATCGCCAATGCTGTCACGAAGGCCAATGTGGAGGAAGAATTGGGCTATCTAAACGCGATGATCGACTTTTTTACCGTGACCAAGATCCCCGTCGAGGATTCCTCCAAGTAA
- a CDS encoding exosortase-associated EpsI family protein, protein MNWKLLSLPALLAFGLGGIYLLPSAGRVANSAIRMELPQEDGEWMFRKNLPSKEELEALAKDTQFSKATCFRARPGEFTEDGYRNADIIDLSIVLSGYDLNNSIHRPERCMPAQGHVNLVGSDVTIKLSNGRDLTVRRLRSTRRSSGASQGEVQELKCVTYYFFVGHDRLAHDHLQRTFMDMQDRLVRGMDQRWAYASFSMCYGRMPWYPDAEITEQEVDRKLADFVSAFAEQQIEWKQIQPRG, encoded by the coding sequence ATGAACTGGAAGCTGTTATCCCTTCCCGCCCTTCTCGCCTTCGGCTTGGGAGGCATCTACCTGCTCCCCAGCGCGGGCCGGGTGGCGAACAGTGCCATCCGGATGGAACTGCCCCAGGAGGATGGCGAGTGGATGTTCCGCAAGAACCTTCCGAGTAAAGAGGAACTCGAAGCGTTGGCCAAAGACACGCAGTTCTCCAAAGCGACCTGTTTCCGCGCCCGCCCTGGGGAATTCACCGAAGACGGCTACAGGAACGCGGACATCATCGATCTTTCCATCGTTTTGTCAGGCTATGACCTGAATAACTCCATTCACCGGCCCGAGCGCTGCATGCCCGCGCAGGGGCATGTCAATCTGGTCGGCAGCGACGTCACGATCAAGCTTTCCAACGGTCGCGATCTCACCGTCCGCCGGCTTCGTTCCACCCGCCGGAGCTCGGGTGCCTCCCAAGGAGAGGTTCAGGAACTGAAGTGCGTGACCTACTACTTTTTCGTCGGTCACGACCGGCTGGCTCATGACCACCTCCAGCGGACTTTCATGGACATGCAGGACCGTTTGGTGCGTGGAATGGACCAACGCTGGGCCTACGCGTCCTTCTCCATGTGCTACGGCAGGATGCCTTGGTATCCGGACGCCGAGATCACCGAACAGGAAGTGGACCGCAAACTGGCCGATTTCGTTTCCGCATTCGCGGAGCAGCAGATCGAATGGAAGCAAATCCAACCCCGCGGTTGA
- a CDS encoding exosortase/archaeosortase family protein, whose product MSQPPVQSSHPHVGASGSSGKRKPGVFMWAAVILSAAAILWFYAAVERFGPARDQSTFGWLKSAWNGETDYEHGILFPFVIAGLIIYKWRDLKAAARDGSLWGLAAVFVGVVFFAAGYRTLQPRVTAGALPFLLWGSALYLWGWRVARILLFPLFFFWLAVPLPSFQQATTHLQLIATKMAHHGSALFGVETFVDGTKVLPIKGNWQPLDIAAGCSGIRSLMALLMISAAWAYVANISMWKKIALFAAAFPLAILGNALRVISIFVIAEYGNAEWASGTWHDWSGLLLFYPISLALLLGIHTLLEGGLPWKRQKKVAVRRTVGIAAEPNHPLHER is encoded by the coding sequence TTGTCCCAGCCCCCCGTCCAGTCCTCCCATCCACACGTCGGTGCGTCCGGATCCTCCGGGAAAAGGAAGCCGGGTGTGTTCATGTGGGCGGCCGTGATCCTCAGCGCCGCGGCGATCCTGTGGTTCTACGCGGCGGTGGAGCGGTTCGGCCCGGCCCGGGACCAGTCCACCTTCGGATGGCTGAAGAGTGCCTGGAATGGTGAGACTGACTACGAGCACGGGATTCTATTCCCCTTCGTGATCGCAGGCCTGATCATCTATAAATGGCGTGATCTCAAGGCGGCGGCACGGGACGGGAGCCTCTGGGGGTTGGCGGCCGTGTTTGTGGGGGTTGTGTTTTTTGCTGCCGGTTACCGGACGCTGCAACCGCGGGTGACAGCGGGCGCCCTGCCTTTTCTCCTCTGGGGATCCGCCCTTTACCTTTGGGGCTGGCGTGTCGCACGGATCCTGCTTTTTCCACTCTTCTTCTTCTGGCTCGCGGTTCCCCTGCCCAGCTTCCAGCAGGCGACCACCCATCTGCAATTGATCGCCACCAAAATGGCCCACCACGGATCCGCGCTGTTCGGTGTGGAGACCTTCGTGGACGGAACCAAGGTTCTGCCAATCAAGGGCAACTGGCAGCCTCTGGATATCGCGGCGGGATGCAGTGGCATCCGCTCACTGATGGCCCTGTTGATGATTTCCGCTGCATGGGCCTATGTGGCGAACATTTCGATGTGGAAGAAGATCGCGCTTTTCGCCGCCGCGTTTCCTCTGGCGATCCTTGGGAACGCACTCCGGGTCATCTCCATCTTCGTGATCGCGGAGTACGGCAATGCGGAGTGGGCCAGCGGGACCTGGCATGACTGGTCAGGATTGCTCCTTTTCTACCCGATTTCCCTGGCACTGCTCCTCGGCATCCACACCCTCCTTGAAGGTGGGCTTCCTTGGAAGAGGCAGAAAAAAGTCGCCGTTCGCCGGACCGTGGGAATCGCCGCGGAACCCAACCACCCTCTGCACGAAAGATGA
- the rpsF gene encoding 30S ribosomal protein S6 → MSRKYQGLIILNPKNIDGTIDDTIKAVAKEIEGEGAKIEKVNQIGRKQFAYTSRHVDAGHYVDYTLSAPAEAIKKIEARLKLNDNVHLQHYQRLA, encoded by the coding sequence ATGAGCCGCAAGTACCAAGGTCTGATCATCCTCAACCCGAAGAACATCGACGGAACGATCGATGACACCATCAAAGCCGTCGCCAAGGAGATCGAAGGCGAAGGCGCGAAGATCGAGAAAGTGAACCAGATCGGCCGCAAGCAGTTCGCCTACACCTCCCGCCACGTGGACGCCGGCCACTATGTCGACTACACCCTCAGCGCCCCTGCCGAAGCGATCAAGAAGATCGAGGCCCGCCTGAAGCTGAACGACAACGTCCACCTCCAACACTACCAGCGTCTGGCCTGA
- a CDS encoding 50S ribosomal protein L25, with protein sequence MATKASLKAAPRARSGSGRLKQMRREGWLPSVIYGRTVEAHNLKVDAKTFSDLLAHSSSENILINLDVEGEGTRLAFLQSVQHDPLTGAALHADFLAIDEKTEITAHIPTHLNGEPVGVKAGGILEQYIHALEITCLPNDLPDTLEFDVTHLQEGDSLHISDVKLPAGVRATHAGEVVIAHIGKSGAAISEAAASA encoded by the coding sequence ATGGCCACGAAAGCATCACTCAAAGCAGCACCGCGCGCCCGCAGCGGATCCGGACGCCTCAAACAAATGCGCCGCGAAGGCTGGCTGCCATCCGTCATCTACGGGCGCACCGTCGAGGCCCACAACCTCAAGGTTGACGCGAAGACCTTCAGCGACCTGCTCGCACACAGCAGCTCCGAGAACATCCTCATCAACCTCGACGTCGAAGGCGAAGGCACCCGCCTCGCGTTCCTCCAGTCCGTCCAGCACGACCCGCTCACCGGCGCCGCGCTGCACGCCGACTTCCTCGCCATCGACGAGAAGACCGAAATCACCGCCCACATCCCGACCCACCTCAACGGTGAGCCTGTCGGCGTGAAGGCCGGTGGCATCCTGGAGCAGTACATCCACGCGCTGGAAATCACCTGCCTCCCGAACGATCTGCCGGACACCCTCGAGTTCGATGTCACCCACCTCCAGGAAGGTGACTCCCTTCACATCAGCGATGTGAAGCTCCCTGCCGGTGTCCGTGCCACCCACGCGGGTGAGGTCGTCATCGCCCACATCGGCAAGTCCGGTGCCGCGATCTCCGAGGCAGCCGCCTCCGCTTGA
- a CDS encoding HPP family protein — protein MRKWTDLLGVELSAVSWKEKGISLLGGILSILFLIFFTGRCMHLPHATGLVASMGASAVLLFAVPHGQLSQPWPVLAGHGFSALIGVACARWIPDQTLAAATAVGLSIGVMHLFKCIHPPGGATALTAVLGGSAVHALGFHFVLCPVLVNGLVMVAIAVLFNGFFNWRRYPAALAWKSVEQPDTATHDQVIAALRELDSFVDISEDDLIRLSRSLAELQLAARRPVRPAAGKRAA, from the coding sequence ATGAGAAAATGGACGGATTTGCTGGGCGTCGAATTGAGTGCCGTCAGTTGGAAGGAGAAGGGGATTTCCCTGCTGGGCGGCATCCTTTCGATTCTTTTCCTCATCTTCTTCACCGGTCGCTGCATGCACCTCCCCCATGCGACCGGCCTCGTCGCGTCGATGGGCGCCAGCGCCGTTTTGTTGTTTGCCGTGCCGCACGGCCAGTTGTCCCAGCCATGGCCGGTGCTGGCGGGGCACGGTTTCTCCGCCCTCATCGGCGTGGCCTGCGCGAGGTGGATCCCGGATCAAACGCTGGCCGCCGCAACCGCCGTCGGTCTGTCCATCGGAGTGATGCATCTCTTCAAATGCATCCATCCTCCCGGAGGAGCCACCGCGCTCACGGCGGTTCTGGGCGGTTCCGCCGTCCACGCCCTGGGATTCCATTTCGTGCTTTGCCCGGTGTTGGTGAACGGGCTCGTGATGGTCGCCATCGCGGTGCTCTTCAACGGCTTCTTCAACTGGAGGAGGTATCCTGCGGCACTGGCCTGGAAGTCCGTGGAGCAACCGGACACCGCCACCCACGACCAGGTGATAGCGGCTCTGCGGGAGCTGGATTCGTTCGTGGACATCTCCGAGGATGACCTGATCCGGCTCAGCCGCTCGCTCGCGGAACTTCAGTTGGCTGCACGCCGCCCTGTCCGTCCTGCCGCAGGAAAGAGAGCGGCGTGA
- the pth gene encoding aminoacyl-tRNA hydrolase: MFQLIVGLGNPGRQYEDTRHNVGFMVLDRLAADTGTAFQSVPKWQSHLAKIPGDGTLLLKPQTFMNLSGRALQQILSFHKWSPENILVVYDDVSLPLGTLRFREKGSAGGHNGIKSIIQHLHTDAFPRLKVGIGGSQPGEMVGHVLGKFAPDERPVLENTLATALAAVQLARSQGLAAAANRFHTLTKPTPADEPQVPRSDHPQPEEHRRNDR; the protein is encoded by the coding sequence ATGTTCCAGTTGATCGTGGGGCTCGGGAATCCCGGCCGCCAATATGAGGATACCCGCCACAATGTCGGATTCATGGTGCTGGACCGGCTGGCGGCGGATACCGGGACGGCATTCCAGAGCGTGCCGAAGTGGCAGAGCCACCTGGCGAAAATCCCCGGCGACGGGACGCTGCTCCTCAAACCGCAGACGTTCATGAACCTGAGCGGGCGGGCGCTCCAGCAGATCCTCTCCTTCCACAAATGGTCCCCGGAGAACATCCTGGTGGTTTATGACGATGTCTCCCTGCCACTCGGCACCCTCAGGTTCCGGGAGAAAGGATCAGCGGGAGGGCACAACGGCATCAAATCCATCATCCAGCACCTGCATACGGATGCCTTCCCCCGGCTGAAGGTGGGAATCGGCGGCAGCCAGCCCGGCGAAATGGTCGGCCATGTCCTGGGAAAATTCGCCCCGGACGAGCGCCCGGTGCTGGAAAACACGCTTGCCACCGCCCTCGCAGCGGTGCAGCTTGCGCGTTCCCAAGGTCTCGCCGCCGCGGCGAACCGTTTCCATACCCTCACCAAACCAACTCCTGCAGATGAGCCGCAAGTACCAAGGTCTGATCATCCTCAACCCGAAGAACATCGACGGAACGATCGATGA